Proteins from a genomic interval of Nostoc sp. TCL240-02:
- a CDS encoding FUSC family protein, translating into MQLNRNNFLRSLIQPEPGKPAISNGLRAALALGVPMLIGQLINQRESGLFVGLMAYFVNLANVGGPYQIKAKAMVAATLGMAVSVFVGTLVAKILGLSVVLTFLWGLASGFASMYGNAGANVGLVVGVSFISTIAQPGNLEAALMRSLLCLIAGGWAMLLSLVMWPFRPYDPLRIALADCFSGIAKYIQAFVGKVTTPENILEIRQALETARTTLGTGRIGKPARSWMDEQLLVLIQDGDRLLGSVIALTELLETHFKQQQYHAVQQLVDDALEQISVVLQAIAKVISRKPASIDLGNLNRIYEALKEQESLQRKAIAGSETDYTTLVAFTNLVLMIEKLSKQLQYTAQTVKSLVEHNNMSRRDIDKLLVVEDEQRSLLSLLKDNLTLDSAIFRHALRISVTLTVGVILYSITNLPMGYWVTLTSILVLKPNLGATFQRFFQRVGGTILGAVLAAVLVATITSKTVLDIIIVLTVFFGISLITVNYGYSVIFLSIFVLLIIDIGNPIGWQFAGFRVLNTLIGAGLAFASHYFILPNRERDRLPSQLATALRECHKYFRDVMAVYQGTKERDSTIISQRRQTGLAIGNAQASFQGLLREPQMPKELVEPVMTLLVYMGRFTNSVTVLAVHLEHFRGTVPLPELETFVRQVSLMLEQLADSVQLEITPPPLPGLEETLQKIQPHLQALRTARIQELAVNQGHTPVRQAVIDYSILDLEIDQIVRRLTAMHSAMERLTSAK; encoded by the coding sequence ATGCAGTTGAATCGAAATAATTTTCTCAGGTCTCTGATCCAGCCAGAGCCAGGAAAACCAGCAATATCCAACGGCTTGCGAGCTGCATTAGCGTTGGGAGTTCCGATGCTAATTGGGCAACTCATCAACCAAAGGGAAAGCGGATTATTTGTCGGTTTAATGGCTTACTTTGTCAACTTAGCAAATGTTGGTGGCCCTTACCAGATCAAAGCAAAGGCGATGGTGGCGGCTACTTTGGGAATGGCTGTTTCAGTATTTGTGGGTACTCTAGTCGCTAAAATTCTAGGATTATCTGTAGTACTGACATTTCTCTGGGGACTTGCTTCAGGTTTTGCGTCGATGTATGGTAACGCTGGTGCAAATGTCGGTCTGGTTGTAGGGGTATCATTTATTTCCACGATCGCACAGCCAGGAAATTTGGAAGCCGCACTCATGCGATCGCTGCTATGTCTAATTGCAGGTGGATGGGCAATGTTACTTTCTTTAGTAATGTGGCCTTTTAGACCTTATGACCCACTAAGGATAGCTTTGGCTGATTGCTTCAGTGGAATTGCCAAGTACATTCAGGCATTTGTTGGTAAGGTGACAACACCTGAAAATATTCTCGAAATTAGACAGGCATTAGAGACAGCACGGACTACTTTAGGTACTGGACGGATTGGAAAACCGGCTCGGAGTTGGATGGATGAGCAGTTATTGGTACTAATTCAGGATGGCGATCGCTTACTTGGCTCAGTTATTGCCTTAACAGAGTTACTAGAAACACACTTCAAACAACAGCAATATCACGCAGTTCAGCAATTAGTAGACGATGCACTAGAACAAATATCAGTCGTTCTGCAAGCCATAGCGAAAGTCATATCTCGCAAGCCAGCTAGCATCGATCTGGGAAATCTTAACCGCATTTATGAGGCACTAAAGGAACAAGAAAGTCTGCAAAGAAAAGCAATTGCTGGGAGTGAGACAGACTACACAACCCTCGTTGCTTTCACTAACCTGGTGCTGATGATCGAAAAACTGAGCAAGCAGTTGCAATATACGGCCCAGACAGTTAAATCTCTGGTAGAACATAACAACATGAGTCGCCGAGATATAGATAAACTTCTTGTAGTTGAAGATGAACAGCGATCGCTCTTAAGTTTACTCAAAGACAACCTCACCTTAGACTCAGCAATCTTTCGTCATGCTCTCCGCATTAGTGTAACTCTAACTGTAGGCGTAATCCTATATAGCATTACTAATTTACCAATGGGGTATTGGGTGACACTGACAAGCATCCTAGTCCTCAAACCGAACTTAGGTGCAACTTTCCAGAGGTTTTTTCAGCGAGTTGGCGGGACGATTTTGGGAGCCGTGTTAGCAGCTGTTCTAGTCGCAACCATCACTAGTAAGACTGTGTTAGACATCATCATCGTGCTGACAGTATTTTTTGGCATTTCCCTAATCACTGTCAACTATGGGTATTCGGTGATTTTCTTATCAATATTTGTCTTACTAATTATCGATATTGGTAATCCCATTGGTTGGCAATTTGCTGGCTTTCGCGTCTTGAATACATTAATTGGGGCGGGACTGGCTTTTGCAAGCCATTACTTTATATTGCCAAATCGAGAACGCGATCGCTTACCCAGTCAACTCGCCACTGCACTGCGAGAATGCCACAAATACTTTCGGGATGTGATGGCTGTTTACCAGGGAACAAAAGAGCGTGACTCCACCATTATCAGTCAACGGCGACAAACGGGATTGGCAATTGGCAATGCTCAAGCCTCATTCCAAGGATTGCTCCGCGAACCCCAAATGCCCAAAGAATTAGTAGAACCAGTGATGACGCTCTTGGTGTATATGGGGCGTTTTACTAACTCCGTGACAGTTTTGGCAGTACATCTCGAACATTTTCGAGGAACAGTACCACTGCCGGAATTAGAAACTTTTGTCCGCCAAGTTTCGCTAATGTTAGAGCAGTTAGCTGATTCAGTACAACTGGAAATTACCCCACCGCCCTTACCTGGCTTGGAAGAAACACTGCAAAAAATCCAACCGCACCTGCAAGCACTGCGTACAGCGCGAATACAAGAGTTAGCTGTCAATCAAGGACATACACCTGTTCGTCAAGCAGTCATTGATTACAGCATATTAGATTTGGAGATTGATCAGATTGTCCGGCGGTTGACTGCTATGCACTCAGCGATGGAACGGCTAACTTCAGCTAAATAA